In Candidatus Eisenbacteria bacterium, a single genomic region encodes these proteins:
- a CDS encoding pilus assembly PilX N-terminal domain-containing protein — translation MKRLKHPLGHHGKGFALLTVMIFILVILIAGVSFFAMTSYETKSALYRQKSSEAFLLADGAIERARAKFLEDRSWRTGWVDEPAGRGSYDLTVTDTTFGGHSNVVQLLATGDVLDAQRRIEVMAEVPPSIYGLSMLIMGDADVGGNFCLNGDAHVNGDPDFGPHDSHLACDYSYTSGFIITPPPIYTDPGHFPDATYYNVRAAKDGSKYYARIFTGDGTEITSSCGDSCQSVISYNSGQKTFTYDFDNNATITAYFDDATGVFKRNAGDVGVVVNFGEVPIVDPPGILGVTSLIFDGNSSTTIHATIIGARFTGVTESDRIDYNYWIGAVVEVSQVIFEPYYGIAMIAYDVDKNGSALVQIGTTTWPALLYVTRDIDRINSNFALVGSLVCLRDLVTTGGPDVTYNGGFIPNLPGYLEEEWPGGVSGTLKILNWREIAALAN, via the coding sequence GTGAAAAGACTAAAGCACCCTTTGGGACATCACGGCAAGGGTTTTGCTCTGCTTACTGTCATGATTTTCATCCTCGTCATTCTTATCGCCGGTGTGTCCTTCTTCGCCATGACTTCCTATGAAACAAAGAGCGCCCTCTACCGTCAAAAATCCAGCGAGGCCTTTCTTCTTGCCGATGGCGCCATCGAACGCGCTCGCGCCAAATTCCTGGAAGACCGATCATGGCGTACCGGTTGGGTCGATGAGCCTGCGGGCAGGGGCAGTTACGACCTCACCGTGACGGATACGACTTTCGGCGGTCATTCGAATGTTGTACAATTATTGGCGACGGGCGACGTTCTGGATGCGCAGCGGCGTATCGAGGTCATGGCCGAGGTGCCGCCGTCGATTTACGGCCTCAGCATGCTGATCATGGGGGATGCCGATGTAGGAGGCAATTTCTGCCTGAATGGTGATGCCCATGTCAACGGGGATCCGGACTTCGGGCCGCATGATTCGCATTTGGCCTGCGATTATTCTTATACCTCTGGATTCATCATCACGCCGCCTCCGATCTACACCGATCCCGGTCATTTCCCGGATGCGACCTACTATAATGTACGCGCTGCCAAGGATGGATCGAAATACTATGCGCGTATTTTTACGGGTGACGGCACGGAGATCACCTCAAGCTGCGGGGATAGCTGTCAAAGTGTGATAAGTTACAACAGCGGGCAAAAGACCTTCACATATGACTTCGATAATAATGCCACGATCACCGCATATTTCGATGACGCAACGGGTGTTTTCAAACGCAATGCGGGAGACGTCGGAGTCGTTGTTAATTTTGGGGAGGTCCCGATCGTTGATCCGCCCGGAATATTGGGCGTCACATCCCTCATCTTCGATGGAAATTCCAGCACGACGATTCATGCGACGATCATCGGCGCTCGATTTACGGGCGTTACGGAATCGGACCGCATTGATTATAACTATTGGATAGGCGCTGTCGTCGAAGTATCACAGGTGATCTTCGAACCCTATTATGGAATCGCGATGATCGCCTACGATGTTGACAAGAATGGAAGCGCCTTGGTTCAGATCGGCACAACGACATGGCCGGCTCTGCTGTATGTCACTCGTGATATTGACAGGATAAATTCAAATTTTGCCCTCGTTGGAAGTCTCGTTTGTCTTCGTGATCTCGTGACGACAGGGGGGCCTGATGTCACTTACAACGGCGGCTTCATCCCCAATCTTCCTGGATACCTTGAAGAAGAGTGGCCGGGTGGGGTCTCCGGGACGCTAAAAATCCTAAATTGGCGTGAAATCGCCGCATTGGCGAATTGA
- a CDS encoding prepilin-type N-terminal cleavage/methylation domain-containing protein, translated as MSFFHKRLNQKGFTMIELMVVVVVVAILAAIAVPLYGKYIRNARLTEATGRIGEIITASKAYAQEHQDVAGNPTWPPAVGGGIVDLSATELFTYTITAGGGANASANPLTIRATGTVGLKMAGVLVDVTVPNINSNGSPPIITNL; from the coding sequence ATGAGTTTTTTCCACAAGAGACTTAATCAAAAAGGTTTTACAATGATCGAGTTGATGGTGGTCGTTGTTGTCGTCGCCATTCTCGCGGCAATTGCCGTTCCGCTCTATGGCAAGTATATCCGGAACGCCAGGCTAACCGAGGCGACCGGCCGGATCGGTGAGATCATCACCGCATCGAAAGCCTATGCTCAAGAGCACCAGGATGTGGCTGGAAATCCCACTTGGCCGCCTGCAGTGGGGGGCGGGATTGTCGATTTGAGTGCGACCGAGCTATTCACTTATACGATAACCGCGGGCGGCGGAGCTAATGCCAGCGCAAACCCTTTGACTATCCGTGCGACTGGAACCGTCGGGCTGAAGATGGCTGGTGTCTTGGTGGATGTTACCGTTCCTAATATAAACTCGAATGGTAGTCCGCCGATCATAACCAATCTGTAG
- a CDS encoding type II secretion system F family protein: MGNFAYIAKTRSGEERSGLISGNSIDDVVRDLHSNGLTVLNVIEDRGQGLDISWFKRFARTPITSVGVREIALFTRQLATIMEAGIPLVRGLRGLADDAGSRTLSRAIEDIAVQIERGESLSNAMSAHPAAFSSMYINMIRAGERAGTLDKILEDLAVYLEKIDAIKTKVRSAMAYPVFVFLFAVAAGLFLLLKIVPTFEGIYADLGQQLPGLTLLMISISQTIRSNAFLTAGALILFLSLIFVWTRTRSGRYMRDLFLIRIPIFGPIIRKAVMSRFARTFGILIRSGLPILESIDLVKGAVGNAYVGHALGKVKRSVGAGQGITDSFRSTGVFPEMVLQLMSTGEESGEMDAMLIKSSDFYDTQVEASVQGLTSLIEPLMIVIVGSMIGVIVIAMFLPIFHLGEAIMKGGYNY, translated from the coding sequence AGGAACGCTCCGGCCTCATTTCCGGAAATAGCATTGATGATGTCGTCAGGGATCTGCATTCCAACGGGCTCACGGTGCTCAATGTCATCGAAGATCGCGGACAGGGCCTGGATATTTCGTGGTTCAAGCGTTTCGCCCGCACACCGATTACATCGGTCGGCGTCCGTGAAATCGCTCTCTTCACCCGCCAGCTGGCGACTATCATGGAGGCGGGGATCCCGCTGGTTCGCGGACTCCGTGGGTTGGCGGATGATGCGGGCAGTCGGACTTTATCCAGGGCTATCGAAGATATCGCCGTACAAATCGAACGCGGAGAAAGTCTTTCGAATGCCATGTCAGCCCATCCGGCCGCTTTCAGTTCCATGTATATCAATATGATTCGTGCCGGCGAGCGAGCAGGGACCCTGGACAAGATCCTGGAGGATCTCGCTGTTTATCTTGAGAAAATTGACGCTATAAAGACAAAAGTTCGGTCGGCAATGGCCTATCCCGTTTTTGTCTTTCTGTTCGCGGTGGCCGCTGGTCTTTTTCTTCTCCTGAAAATTGTGCCGACATTTGAAGGGATTTATGCGGATCTGGGTCAACAATTGCCCGGTTTGACCCTCTTGATGATTTCGATCTCGCAGACCATTCGAAGTAACGCCTTCTTAACAGCTGGAGCTTTGATTCTCTTTCTATCTCTTATCTTTGTCTGGACACGAACCAGATCGGGGCGCTATATGCGTGACCTGTTTCTCATACGGATACCTATCTTTGGGCCGATCATACGCAAGGCGGTCATGAGCCGGTTCGCCAGGACTTTTGGCATACTTATTCGATCGGGATTGCCGATCCTAGAAAGCATCGATCTGGTAAAAGGGGCCGTTGGCAATGCCTATGTGGGCCATGCCCTCGGCAAAGTAAAGCGAAGCGTGGGGGCCGGACAGGGAATTACGGATTCGTTCCGTTCAACAGGGGTTTTCCCTGAAATGGTTTTGCAATTAATGAGTACGGGTGAGGAATCCGGAGAGATGGACGCCATGCTCATAAAATCTTCGGATTTCTATGATACACAAGTGGAGGCCTCAGTGCAGGGATTAACCTCGCTCATTGAACCGCTGATGATTGTCATAGTGGGTTCAATGATCGGGGTCATTGTCATCGCAATGTTCCTCCCGATTTTCCATTTGGGGGAAGCGATTATGAAAGGGGGATATAACTACTAG
- a CDS encoding prepilin-type N-terminal cleavage/methylation domain-containing protein, producing the protein MSSNTDDRTHPAGKERGFSLLEVLIAAVLLIIVFFGLAQLYMRGRNQLDYEEDRRKAIAVAQARIDGIRSDYRYDTLPGLDGNDTTYVVDNRNFTVSHQIFAGVPEAEATTVTLNVSWTARVYGNNVDRTLEVTTMLGRGMP; encoded by the coding sequence ATGTCCAGCAACACTGATGATAGAACACATCCTGCCGGGAAGGAACGCGGATTCTCGCTTCTTGAAGTTCTGATAGCGGCGGTGCTTCTTATCATCGTTTTTTTCGGCCTCGCGCAATTGTATATGCGGGGCCGGAACCAGCTGGATTATGAGGAGGATCGCCGGAAAGCGATCGCCGTGGCCCAGGCGCGAATTGACGGCATAAGAAGTGATTACCGGTACGATACCCTGCCGGGGTTGGACGGAAACGACACAACCTATGTTGTCGACAATCGAAATTTCACGGTCTCGCATCAGATATTCGCCGGCGTTCCGGAGGCGGAGGCGACGACCGTGACGCTCAATGTCTCATGGACCGCGCGCGTCTATGGAAACAATGTAGACCGGACACTTGAGGTCACCACGATGCTGGGGCGAGGAATGCCATGA